The Streptomyces sp. cg36 genomic interval GGAGGCGGTGAACACCGTCGTCCTCACCGGCGACGGCCGCCGCTACGGCGACAACACCGACATCCCGGGCATGATCGCAGCCCTGGAGGAGCGCGGTGTCACCAGCGTCCCCTCCGCCGCCGTGCTCGGCGCGGGCGCCACGGCCTCCTCGGCGCTGGCCGCCCTCGCCCGGATCTGTACGGGCGAGGTCACCGCGTACGTCCGCAGCGCCGCGCGCGCCGAGGAGATGCGGGGCTGGGGCGAGCGGCTCGGGATCACCGTGCGCACCGCCGACTGGGCCGACGCCGCGGCGGCCCTCGCGCACCCGCTGGTGATCGCCACCACCCCGGCGGGCACCACGGACGCGCTCGCCGCCGCCGTGCCCGAGCGGCCCGGCACGCTCTTCGACGTCCTGTACGACCCCTGGCCGACCGCGCTCGCGGCCGGCTGGGCGGCGCGCGGCGGCGCGGTCGTCGGCGGCCTCGACCTCCTGGTCCACCAGGCGGTCCTCCAGGTCGAGCAGATGACCGGCGCGCGGCCCGCCCCCCTCGCCGCGATGCGCAAGGCGGGCGAGGCGGCCCTCACCGCCCGCTGAACCCCTTTCCCCGCTCACCGACCCCGTGCCCCCTCCGAGGGGCACGGGGCGTTCGCGCGAGCGGCCACATCCGGCCCGCACCTGACGAAGAACCGTCCGGTTGCTGGACCGGCGGCCAGGTCCACGCCCCGGACGTGCGAGGATCAGGGGTGGCGGGCCAGGGCCGCGCACCCCGGCCGCGCCGCAGTACCAGGACGCGCGAGCAACGAGGAGCACCGTTGAGCAGGTTGCGCTGGCTGACCGCGGGGGAGTCCCACGGACCCGCACTTGTGGCGACGCTGGAGGGTCTTCCCGCCGGTGTGCCGATCACCACGGAGATGGTGGCCGACCACCTGGCCCGGCGCCGCCTCGGCTATGGCCGCGGCGCCCGGATGAAGTTCGAGCGCGACGAGGTCACCTTCCTCGGCGGTGTCCGGCACGGCCTCTCCATGGGCTCCCCGGTGGCGATCATGGTGGGCAACACCGAGTGGCCCAAGTGGGAGCAGGTCATGTCGGCCGACCCGGTCGACCCGGCCGTCCTCGCCGACCTCGCCCGCAACGCGCCGCTGACCCGGCCGCGCCCCGGCCACGCCGACCTGGCGGGCATGCAGAAGTACGGCTTCGACGAGGCCCGGCCGATCCTGGAGCGCGCCAGCGCCCGCGAGACCGCCGCCCGCGTCGCCCTCGGCGCCATCGCCCGCTCCTACCTGAAGGAGACGGCCGGGATCGAGGTCGTCTCGCACGTCGTCGAGCTCGCCGCCGCCAAGGCCCCGTACGGCGTCTACCCGACCCCGGCCGACGTCGAGAAGCTGGACGCGGACCCGGTGCGCTGCCTCGACGAGGACGCCTCCAAGGCGATGGTCGCCGAGATCGACCAGGCCCACAAGGACGGCGACACCCTCGGCGGTGTGGTCGAGGTCCTGGCGTACGGCGTGCCCGTGGGCCTCGGCTCGCACGTCCACTGGGACCGGCGCCTCGACGCGCGGCTCGCCGCCGCCCTGATGGGCATCCAGGCCATCAAGGGCGTGGAGGTCGGCGACGGCTTCGACCTGGCGCGGGTGCCCGGCTCGCAGGCCCACGACGAGATCGTCCGGACCGCCGACGGCGTCAAGCGCACCTCCGGGCGCGCGGGCGGCACCGAGGGCGGCCTCACCACCGGTGAGCTGCTGCGGGTGCGCGCCGCCATGAAGCCGATCGCGACCGTCCCGCGGGCGCTCGCCACCATCGACGTGGCGACCGGCGAGGCCGCCAAGGCCCACCACCAGCGCTCCGACGTGTGCGCGGTGCCCGCGGCCGGGATCGTGGCCGAGGCCATGGTCGCGCTGGTGCTGGCCGACGCGGTGGCGGAGAAGTTCGGCGGCGACAGCGTCCCCGAGACCCGCCGCAACGTCCAGTCCTACCTCGACAACCTCCAGATCCGGTGAGCGCCGGACCCCTGATCGTCCTCGTCGGCCCGATGGGGTCGGGCAAGTCCACCGTCGGCGCGCTGCTCGCCGAGCGGCTCGGCGCGTCCTACCGGGACACCGACGCCGACATCGTGGCCGCCGAGGGCCGTGAGATCGCCGACATCTTCGTCGACGAGGGCGAGCCGCACTTCCGCGAGCTGGAGCGCGCGGCCGTCGCCGCCGCCGTCGCCGAGCACCCCGGGGTGCTCGCGCTCGGCGGCGGCGCGATCCTCGACGCCACCACCCGCGCACTGCTGAGCGGGCTGCCGGTCGTCTATCTGGCCATGGACGTCGAGGAGGCGGTGAAGCGGGTCGGCCTCAACACCGCCCGCCCGCTCCTGGCCGTCAACCCGCGCCGCCAGTGGCGCGAGCTGATGGACGCCCGGCGCCACCTGTACACCGAAGTCGCCAGGGTCGTCGTCGCGACCGACGACCGTACCCCCGAAGAGGTCGCGCAGGCGGTCCTCGACGCACTGGAGCTGAAATCCGCATGAGCGAGCAGCAGGCACCCACCCGGATCCAGGTCGGCGGCACCGCCGGAACGGACCCGTACGACGTGCTCGTCGGCCGCAACCTCCTCGCCGAACTCCCCGGCCTGATCGGGGACCGGGCCCGCAAGGTCGCCGTCATCCACCCGGAGGCGCTGGCCGGCACCGGTGACGCCATCCGCGAGGACCTGGCCGCCCAGGGCTACGAGGCCATCGCCATCCAGGTGCCCAACGCCGAGGAGGCGAAGACCGCCGAGGTCTCCGCGTACTGCTGGAAGGCGCTCGGCCAGTCCGGCTTCACCCGCACCGACGTGATCGTCGGCGTGGGCGGCGGCGCCACCACCGACCTGGCGGGCTTCGTCGCGGCCACCTGGCTGCGCGGGGTGCGCTGGGTGTCGGTCCCGACCACCGTGCTCGGCATGGTGGACGCGGCCGTCGGCGGCAAGACCGGCATCAACACCGCCGAGGGCAAGAACCTGGTGGGCGCGTTCCACCCGCCCGCCGGCGTGCTGTGCGACCTGGCGGCGCTGGACTCGCTGCCGGTCCACGACTTCGTCTCCGGCATGGCCGAGGTCATCAAGGCGGGCTTCATCGCCGACCCGGTCATCCTCGACCTGATCGAGGCCGACCCGGAGGGCGCCCGCAGCCCGCAGGGACCGCACACCGCCGAGCTCATCGAGCGCTCGATCCAGGTCAAGGCCGACGTGGTCTCCAGCGACCTCAAGGAGTCGGGGCTGCGCGAGATCCTCAACTACGGGCACACCCTCGCGCACGCCATCGAGAAGAACGAGCGCTACAAGTGGCGCCACGGCGCCGCCGTCTCCGTCGGCCTGGTCTTCGCCGCCGAGCTCGGCCGGCTCGCCGGGCGGCTCGACGACGCCACCGCCGACCGCCACCGCGCCATCCTGGAGTCGGTGGGCCTGCCGCTGAGCTACCGCGCCGACCAGTGGCCCAAGCTCGTCGAGAACATGAAGCTCGACAAGAAGTCGCGCGGCAACCTGCTGCGCTTCATCGTCCTGGACGGCCTGGCCAAGCCGACGGTCCTGGAGGGCCCGGACCCGGCGGTGCTGCTCGCGGCGTACGGCGAGGTGTCCTCGTGAGCCGTCGCGTCCTGGTGCTGAACGGCCCCAACCTGGGCCGCCTCGGCTCGCGCGAGCCGGACGTCTACGGGGCGACGACGTACGCGGGTCTCGTCGAGGTCTGCCAGACCCTCGGCAAGGAGCTCGGCCTCGACGTCGAGGTCCGGGAGACCAACGACGAGGGCGACATGATCCGCTGGTTGCACGAGGCGGCCGACGGAAAGATTCCGGTCGTTCTCAACCCGGGCGCGTTCACCCACTATTCGTACGGAATGCGCGACGCGGCCGCCCAGCGCACCGCGCCGCTCATCGAGGTGCACATCTCCAACCCGTACACCCGCGAGGAGTTCCGCCACACCTCCGTGGTGGCCGCCGTGGCCAGCGGCACCGTCGCCGGATTCGGCATCGGCTCCTACCGCCTGGCGCTGCGCGCGCTCGCCGACGAACTCGGCGGCTGACCGGGCACCATCGCCACGCCCCGGCCGTTCACACTGCGGCGGCCGGGGAAGGTACGGTTCTGGACCGGACGTCCCGACGGGCGTCCCACCAGCGCCAGTTGCCTGTACGAGACGGAGTGGCACCGGATGCAGCACGAACCGGGGGCCCCGCTTCCGCCGCCCCGCGCGCCGGGGCACGGCCCGGGCCCCGACTGGGCCTTCACGGCCCCCCGGCCCCCGGGCCGGCCCCCGACCCACACCGGTCACCCGCCCGTACCGGGCCCGCCGCCGCACGGCGGGCAGCCGTCTGCACCGGGCGTGCCGCCGCACGGCGGGCAGCCGTCCGCGTCGGGCCCGCCGCCCCACGGCATCCAGGCGCCCCCCGCTCCCGGCCCGCCGCCCGCCCCGGGCTGGCACGCCCCGGCACCGGCGCACGCGCCCGCGCCGCCGTCCCGGGACACCACCGGCCACATCCAGCTGCCGCCCGGCGGCCCCGTGCCGCTGCCGCAGGCGCCGGAGGGCACCGGGGTCACCACCCTCGCCGTGCTCCTGATAGGCCCGGCGGGCGCGGGCAAGACCACGGTGGCCCGCCACTGGGCCCAGCACCGCCGCGTCCCCACCGCCCACATCAGCCTCGACGACGTACGCGAATGGGTCTGCGCGGGCTTCGCGGACCCCCAGTCGGGGTGGAACGACCACTCCGAGGCGCAGTACCGGCTGGCCCGCCGCACCTGCGGCTTCGCCGCGCGCAACTTCCTGGCCAACGGGATCTCCTGCATCCTCGACGACGCGGTCTTCCCGGACCGGCCGGTGGTGGGCCTGGGCGGCTGGAAGCGGCATGTGGGACCCGGGCTGCTGCCCGTGGTGCTGCTGCCCGGCCTGGAGGTCGTCCTGGAACGCAACGCCGAGCGCTCGGGCAACCGCCGGCTGTCCGACGAGGAGGTGGCGGGCATCCACGGCCGCATGGCGGGCTGGTACGGCTCGGGCCTGCCCATCATCGACAACTCCCACTACGACGTCCCCACCACGGCCCGCCTCCTGGACGACGTCCTGGCCAGAGCGATAACAAGCCCCCCAAGCTGGTAAGCCGGAGGCTCGGAGAACCACGCAACCGGCCCCGCACCCTGCGGGGCGCGGGCAACCACGCGACCGACCCAGCACCCCCAGGGGCCCGGGGAACCACGCGGCCGACCCAGCACCCCCAGGGGCGCCGGGAACCTCCCGACCGGCCCCGACCCCCTAGGGGCGCGGGGAACTGCGCGATCAGCCCAGCACGGTCCGCAGAATCCAACGGCGCTTGCTTTGGGGCAACGGCAGCCGCCAAGTCCCCCCGGCACCCCGCAGGGTCCCGCACCCCGCAGGGTCCCGCACCCCGCAGGGCCCCGGGGAACCACGCGACCGACCCCGACCCCCCAGGGGCGCGGGGAACTGCGCGACCGGCCCAGCACGGCCCGCGGCATCCAAACGGCGCCCCACGGGCATCGGCACCCGCACCCGCACCTCCCGGCCGGTCCGGCCACAGAGGACGACCCGGCCCCGGGACGGCCCCCGGTCGGACGCGCACAACCGGCACCCCGCCGACCCCCCTCATACGCTCGACGCATGTCAGAGGTGTATGGACTCCGCCGCGGCTGGCTGCGCGACCGCTGCGCGGCCGCGGGCAGCGCGGCCGCACTGGTCTCGCGCCCCGCCAACGTCCGCTATCTCGCGGGCGGCGCCCCGCCCGGCGCCGTTCTGCTGCTCGGCCCCGCCGAGGACGTGCTGCTCTGCCCGCGCACGCCCACCGGCGACCTGGTCGAGGGCCGCCTCGACGAGCTGCTGCGGGTGACCGTACTGCCCACGCCGTCGGGCGACGCGGCGGTCGCGGCGGCCGACCTCGCCGTGGCCAGCGGCGCCGACTCGCTGAGCGTGGAGGAGCACGACCTCACCGTCTCCCGGCACCGCGCCCTCGGCTCGGTCGCGCCCCGGCTGCTCCTCGGCGACCTCGGGGGAGCGGTCGAGCAGAAGCGGCTCGTCAAGGACGAGGAGGAGATCGCCTGTCTGCGGATCGCCGCCGAGATCGCGGACCAGGCGCTCGGCGAGCTCCTGGAGTCGATCCTGGTCGGCCGCACCGAACGCCACCTCGCCCTGGAGCTGGAGCGCCGGCTGGTGGACCACGGCGCCGACGGCCCGGCCTTCATGACCTCCGTGGGCACCGGCCCCAACTCCGGCCGGGCCGGCCACCGCCCCTCGGACCGGCGGGTCGAGGAGGGTGATTTCCTCTCGGTCTGCCTGGGCGCGACCTACCGCGGCTACCGCTGCGAGATCGGCCGTACGTTCGTCATCGGGACGACCCCGGCCGACTGGCAGATCGAGCTCTACGACGTCGTCTTCGCCGCTCAGCGGGCCGGGCGGGAGGCGCTGGCACCGGGCGCGGAGTGCCGTGCGGTGGACCGCGCGGCACGCCAGGTACTGGACGCGGCGGGCCACTCCGAGGGCCTCGGAGCATGCACCGGACACGGTGTCGGCCTCGAAATCGACGAGGACCCGCAGCTCGCACCTGGAGCCATGGGTAAACTGGACGCTTGCGTGCCGGTCACCGTCGAACCGGGGGTCCACCTCCCGGGCCGGGGTGGTGTCCGAATCGATGACACGCTCGTCGTCCGCCCCGAGGCGGACGGTGGGCCAGAGCTACTCACCATCACGACCAAGGAACTGCTCGCGCTCTAGCACCGCTGTGCCGCGCATCCTCGGTCCCACCAGCTTCAGTCCAGGAGATTCCGCAACCGTGGCTTCCACGAACGACCTCAAGAACGGCATGGTGCTCAAGCTCGACGGGGGCCAGCTCTGGTCCGTCGTCGAGTTCCAGCACGTCAAGCCCGGCAAGGGCCCGGCCTTCGTGCGCACCAAGCTCAAGCACGTGCTCTCCGGCAAGGTCGTCGACAAGACCTTCAACGCCGGCACGAAGGTCGAGACCGCCACCATCGACCGCCGTGACATGCAGTTCTCCTACATGGACGGCGAGTACTTCGTCTTCATGGACATGGAGACCTACGACCAGCTGCACATCGACCGGAAGAACGTCGGCGACGCCGCCAACTTCCTGATCGAGGGCTTCACCGCCTCGGTCGCGCAGCACGAGGGCGAGGTGCTCTACGTGGAGCTGCCGGCCGCCGTCGAGCTGGTCATCCAGGAGACCGAGCCGGGCGTCCAGGGCGACCGCTCCACCGGTGGCACCAAGCCCGCCATCCTGGAGACCGGCCACCAGATCCAGGTGCCGCTCTTCATCACCACCGGTGAGAAGGTCAAGGTCGACACCCGCACCAGCGACTACCTCGGCCGGGTGAACAGCTAACCGTGGCTGCCCGGAACAAGGCCCGCAAGCGCGCCTTCCAGATCCTCTTCGAGGCCGACCAGCGCGGCGAGTCCGTGCAGACGGTCCTCGCGGACTGGGTGCGGCACTCGCGGTCCGACGACCGCCAGCCTCCGGTCAACGAGTACACGATGCAGCTCGTCGAGGGGTACGCGCAGTACGAGGCGCGCATCGACGACCTCATCTCCACGTACTCGGTGGACTGGCCGCTCGACCGGATGCCGGTCGTCGACCGGAACATCCTGCGGCTCGGGACGTACGAGCTGGTCTGGGAGGACGAGACGCCGGACGCCGTCGTCATCGACGAGGCGGTGCAGCTGGCGAAGGAGTTCTCCACGGACGACTCCCCGGCCTTCGTGAACGGGCTGCTGGCCCGTTTCAAGGAGCTCAAGCCGAGCCTGCGCCGGGACGCCTAGTCCCGTCGCCGGTACCGGCACACGCCGTTCAGGCACCCGAAGGGGCCCGCCGTACTTCCCGTACGGCGGGCCCCTTCGCCGTGCCCGGGGCCCGGCCCCGGAGCCGCCTTCGCGACCGGCCCCCGTGCCGCCGCGTTCCGGCCCGCGCGCAAACGCCGCCGGGTAGGCCCGGACCCCGAAGGATCCCGGCCGGCCCGGCGGCGGCACGTTTCTGCTGAAGTGGCTGCTGATGCCTCAGTTGTCCTCGTGGGCGACCGCGCGGCGCGCGTCCGCGTCCAGGACGCCCCAGCTGATCAGCTGCTCGGTGAGCACCGAGGGGGACTGGTCGTAAATGACGGCCAGGGTGCGCAGGTCGTCCTGACGGATCGACAGCACCTTGCCGTTGTAGTCGCCGCGCTGCGACTGGATGGTCGCCGCGTACCGCTGGAGGGGGCCCGCCTTCTCCGGCGGGACGTGCGCGAGGCGCTCAAGGTCGAGGACGAGCTTCGGCGGCGGCTCGGCCGCACCGCCGGGGGTGGTGCCGGGAAGGAGCTCCTGCACCGGGACGCCGTAGAAGTCCGCCAGCTCGGCGAGGCGCTGCACGGTCACGGCACGGTCGCCGCGCTCGTAGGAACCGACCACCACGGCCTTCCAGCGGCCCTGGGACTTCTCCTCCACACCATGGAGGGACAGGCCCTGCTGGGTGCGGATGGCGCGGAGCTTGGCCCCGAGCTGTTTTGCGTATTCGCTGGACATATAGCTCCCCGGACGCTGAGGCAACGTGCGGCTCCGCCGCGTGGCTGGTAACTCACTGTGAGGTTACGCAGCGTTACTTGCCCGCGTCAAGCCGAATGGTCCATACCCCCACCCCAGACGGGTGACGACCCCGTGTGAAGACGGGCAAAGGCCCTGGTACCGTGGACGCTGTAATTCCGACGTCCTTTAAGGTCCGTCCCGTGAGGCGGAGAAGGAGGTCCGTTTCGTATGGACACGCATCAGAGCGATCCGGCGCGCCCCGTTCTCGAGGGCCCCGACATCGCGCGGGTACTGACCCGCATCGCCCACGAGATCGTCGAACGTGCCAAGGGCGCCGACGACGTGGTCCTGCTCGGCATCCCCACCCGTGGCGTCTTCCTCGCCCGCAGGCTGGCCGACAAGCTCGAAGAGATCACCGCGGGCAAGGTCCCGGTCGGCTCCCTGGACATCACCATGTACCGGGACGACCTGCGGATGCACCCGCCGCGCGCGCTGGCCCGCACCGAGATCCCCGGTGACGGCCTCGACGGCAAGCTGGTCGTCCTCGTCGACGACGTGCTCTTCTCCGGCCGCACCATCCGCGCCGCGCTCGACGCGCTGAACGACCTCGGCCGCCCGCGCGCCGTGCAGCTCGCGGTCCTCGTCGACCGCGGCCACCGCGAACTTCCGATCCGCGCCGACTACGTCGGCAAGAACCTCCCGACGTCGCTGCGGGAGACGGTCAAGGTCCAGCTCGCCGAGGAGGACGGCCGCGACGCCGTGCTGCTCGGTGCCAAGCGGACCGCCCAGGCCGGCGACCAGTAGACCTTTCGCCGTACGGAGTACGGGTCGTACCGGCCCGTGCGGCACTTCTGCGCGCCCGCATGCCCAAACCTCCACAACCCTGGAGAAAACCCAGATGAAGCGCCACCTCATCTCGGCCGCCGACCTCACCCGCGACGACGCCGTGCTCATCCTCGACACCGCCGAAGAGATGGCCCGGGTCGCCGACCGGCCGATCAGGAAGCTGCCGACCCTGCGCGGCCGTACGATCGTCAACCTCTTCTTCGAGGACTCGACCCGCACCCGGATCTCCTTCGAGGCCGCCGAGAAGCGCCTGTCCGCCGACGTCATCAACTTCACCGCCAAGGGCTCCTCGGTCTCCAAGGGCGAGTCCCTGAAGGACACCGCCCAGACCCTGGAGGCGATGGGCGTGGACGCCGTCGTCATCCGCCACGGCGCCTCCGGAGCCCCCTACCGGCTCGCCACCTCCGACTGGATCGACGCGGCCGTCGTCAACGCGGGCGACGGCACCCACCAGCACCCCACCCAGGCCCTGCTCGACGCCTTCACCATGCGCCGCCGGCTGGTGGGCCGGGACGCGGGCCTGGGCCAGGACCTGGCGGGCAAGCGGATCACGATCGTCGGCGACGTGCTGCACAGCCGGGTGGCCCGCTCCAACGTCGACCTGCTGCACACCCTCGGCGCCGAGGTCACCCTGGTGGCCCCGCCGACCCTGCTGCCGGTCGGCGTGGACCACTGGACCTGCGACGTCTCCTACGACCTCGACAGCGTGCTGCCGAAGTCCGACGCGGTGATGATGCTGCGTGTGCAGCGCGAGCGGATGAACGCCGCCTTCTTCCCGACCGAGCGCGAGTACTCGCGGCGGTACGGGCTCGACGGCGAGCGGATGGCGAAGATGCCCGAGCACGGCATCGTGATGCACCCGGGCCCGATGGTCCGGGGCATGGAGATCACCGCCGAGGTCGCCGACTCGGACCGCTGCACCGTGATCGAGCAGGTCGCCAACGGCGTCCACACCCGCATGGCGGTCCTCTACCTGCTCCTGGGCGGCAACGAGCCCGCCGTCAGCCACCACCGCCCCGTCG includes:
- a CDS encoding shikimate dehydrogenase is translated as MSSTSHDTGARRAAVLGSPIAHSLSPVLHRAAYRELGLTHWSYDRFEVDEAGLPAFVDGLDRSWAGLSLTMPLKRAIIPLLDGISDTAASVEAVNTVVLTGDGRRYGDNTDIPGMIAALEERGVTSVPSAAVLGAGATASSALAALARICTGEVTAYVRSAARAEEMRGWGERLGITVRTADWADAAAALAHPLVIATTPAGTTDALAAAVPERPGTLFDVLYDPWPTALAAGWAARGGAVVGGLDLLVHQAVLQVEQMTGARPAPLAAMRKAGEAALTAR
- the aroC gene encoding chorismate synthase, with product MSRLRWLTAGESHGPALVATLEGLPAGVPITTEMVADHLARRRLGYGRGARMKFERDEVTFLGGVRHGLSMGSPVAIMVGNTEWPKWEQVMSADPVDPAVLADLARNAPLTRPRPGHADLAGMQKYGFDEARPILERASARETAARVALGAIARSYLKETAGIEVVSHVVELAAAKAPYGVYPTPADVEKLDADPVRCLDEDASKAMVAEIDQAHKDGDTLGGVVEVLAYGVPVGLGSHVHWDRRLDARLAAALMGIQAIKGVEVGDGFDLARVPGSQAHDEIVRTADGVKRTSGRAGGTEGGLTTGELLRVRAAMKPIATVPRALATIDVATGEAAKAHHQRSDVCAVPAAGIVAEAMVALVLADAVAEKFGGDSVPETRRNVQSYLDNLQIR
- a CDS encoding shikimate kinase, with the protein product MSAGPLIVLVGPMGSGKSTVGALLAERLGASYRDTDADIVAAEGREIADIFVDEGEPHFRELERAAVAAAVAEHPGVLALGGGAILDATTRALLSGLPVVYLAMDVEEAVKRVGLNTARPLLAVNPRRQWRELMDARRHLYTEVARVVVATDDRTPEEVAQAVLDALELKSA
- the aroB gene encoding 3-dehydroquinate synthase, with the protein product MSEQQAPTRIQVGGTAGTDPYDVLVGRNLLAELPGLIGDRARKVAVIHPEALAGTGDAIREDLAAQGYEAIAIQVPNAEEAKTAEVSAYCWKALGQSGFTRTDVIVGVGGGATTDLAGFVAATWLRGVRWVSVPTTVLGMVDAAVGGKTGINTAEGKNLVGAFHPPAGVLCDLAALDSLPVHDFVSGMAEVIKAGFIADPVILDLIEADPEGARSPQGPHTAELIERSIQVKADVVSSDLKESGLREILNYGHTLAHAIEKNERYKWRHGAAVSVGLVFAAELGRLAGRLDDATADRHRAILESVGLPLSYRADQWPKLVENMKLDKKSRGNLLRFIVLDGLAKPTVLEGPDPAVLLAAYGEVSS
- the aroQ gene encoding type II 3-dehydroquinate dehydratase; this translates as MSRRVLVLNGPNLGRLGSREPDVYGATTYAGLVEVCQTLGKELGLDVEVRETNDEGDMIRWLHEAADGKIPVVLNPGAFTHYSYGMRDAAAQRTAPLIEVHISNPYTREEFRHTSVVAAVASGTVAGFGIGSYRLALRALADELGG
- a CDS encoding Pro-rich N-terminal domain-containing protein is translated as MQHEPGAPLPPPRAPGHGPGPDWAFTAPRPPGRPPTHTGHPPVPGPPPHGGQPSAPGVPPHGGQPSASGPPPHGIQAPPAPGPPPAPGWHAPAPAHAPAPPSRDTTGHIQLPPGGPVPLPQAPEGTGVTTLAVLLIGPAGAGKTTVARHWAQHRRVPTAHISLDDVREWVCAGFADPQSGWNDHSEAQYRLARRTCGFAARNFLANGISCILDDAVFPDRPVVGLGGWKRHVGPGLLPVVLLPGLEVVLERNAERSGNRRLSDEEVAGIHGRMAGWYGSGLPIIDNSHYDVPTTARLLDDVLARAITSPPSW
- a CDS encoding M24 family metallopeptidase; protein product: MSEVYGLRRGWLRDRCAAAGSAAALVSRPANVRYLAGGAPPGAVLLLGPAEDVLLCPRTPTGDLVEGRLDELLRVTVLPTPSGDAAVAAADLAVASGADSLSVEEHDLTVSRHRALGSVAPRLLLGDLGGAVEQKRLVKDEEEIACLRIAAEIADQALGELLESILVGRTERHLALELERRLVDHGADGPAFMTSVGTGPNSGRAGHRPSDRRVEEGDFLSVCLGATYRGYRCEIGRTFVIGTTPADWQIELYDVVFAAQRAGREALAPGAECRAVDRAARQVLDAAGHSEGLGACTGHGVGLEIDEDPQLAPGAMGKLDACVPVTVEPGVHLPGRGGVRIDDTLVVRPEADGGPELLTITTKELLAL
- the efp gene encoding elongation factor P, translating into MASTNDLKNGMVLKLDGGQLWSVVEFQHVKPGKGPAFVRTKLKHVLSGKVVDKTFNAGTKVETATIDRRDMQFSYMDGEYFVFMDMETYDQLHIDRKNVGDAANFLIEGFTASVAQHEGEVLYVELPAAVELVIQETEPGVQGDRSTGGTKPAILETGHQIQVPLFITTGEKVKVDTRTSDYLGRVNS
- the nusB gene encoding transcription antitermination factor NusB yields the protein MAARNKARKRAFQILFEADQRGESVQTVLADWVRHSRSDDRQPPVNEYTMQLVEGYAQYEARIDDLISTYSVDWPLDRMPVVDRNILRLGTYELVWEDETPDAVVIDEAVQLAKEFSTDDSPAFVNGLLARFKELKPSLRRDA
- the bldD gene encoding transcriptional regulator BldD, with translation MSSEYAKQLGAKLRAIRTQQGLSLHGVEEKSQGRWKAVVVGSYERGDRAVTVQRLAELADFYGVPVQELLPGTTPGGAAEPPPKLVLDLERLAHVPPEKAGPLQRYAATIQSQRGDYNGKVLSIRQDDLRTLAVIYDQSPSVLTEQLISWGVLDADARRAVAHEDN
- the pyrR gene encoding bifunctional pyr operon transcriptional regulator/uracil phosphoribosyltransferase PyrR, translated to MDTHQSDPARPVLEGPDIARVLTRIAHEIVERAKGADDVVLLGIPTRGVFLARRLADKLEEITAGKVPVGSLDITMYRDDLRMHPPRALARTEIPGDGLDGKLVVLVDDVLFSGRTIRAALDALNDLGRPRAVQLAVLVDRGHRELPIRADYVGKNLPTSLRETVKVQLAEEDGRDAVLLGAKRTAQAGDQ
- a CDS encoding aspartate carbamoyltransferase catalytic subunit, with amino-acid sequence MKRHLISAADLTRDDAVLILDTAEEMARVADRPIRKLPTLRGRTIVNLFFEDSTRTRISFEAAEKRLSADVINFTAKGSSVSKGESLKDTAQTLEAMGVDAVVIRHGASGAPYRLATSDWIDAAVVNAGDGTHQHPTQALLDAFTMRRRLVGRDAGLGQDLAGKRITIVGDVLHSRVARSNVDLLHTLGAEVTLVAPPTLLPVGVDHWTCDVSYDLDSVLPKSDAVMMLRVQRERMNAAFFPTEREYSRRYGLDGERMAKMPEHGIVMHPGPMVRGMEITAEVADSDRCTVIEQVANGVHTRMAVLYLLLGGNEPAVSHHRPVDSETK